Proteins from a genomic interval of Rickettsia sp. Oklahoma-10:
- a CDS encoding polysaccharide biosynthesis protein, with protein sequence MFVDKTLMITGGTGSFGNAVLSHFLRSDIINDIKEIRIFSRDEKKQEDMRITLSNPKLKFYIGDVRNYKSVDEVMHGVDYVFHAAALKQVPTCEFYPMEAINTNVLGAENVLSAAINNKVAKVIVLSTDKAVYPVNAMGLSKALMEKLAIAKARMHSMNETVLCVTRYGNVMASRGSVIPLFINQIKQGKELTITEPSMTRFLMSLVDSVNLVLYAFEHGRQGDIFVQKSPASTIAVLAKALQDIFGSKNKVRFIGTRHGEKHYESLVSSEDMAKAEDLGDYYRIPMDGRDLNYAKYFVEGEKKVALLDDYTSYNTRRLNLEEVKELLLTLDYVQEELKNA encoded by the coding sequence ATGTTTGTAGATAAAACTTTAATGATTACAGGAGGTACTGGTTCGTTTGGTAATGCGGTGCTTTCTCATTTTCTTAGATCCGATATTATTAACGATATTAAAGAAATTAGAATTTTCAGTAGGGATGAAAAAAAGCAAGAAGATATGCGTATTACTTTAAGTAATCCAAAACTTAAATTCTATATAGGTGATGTACGTAATTATAAAAGTGTTGATGAGGTGATGCATGGTGTAGATTACGTATTCCATGCAGCAGCTTTAAAACAAGTGCCGACTTGTGAATTTTATCCTATGGAAGCAATCAATACTAATGTGCTAGGTGCTGAAAATGTTTTAAGTGCAGCAATTAATAACAAAGTTGCAAAAGTTATAGTGCTTAGTACAGATAAAGCCGTATATCCAGTTAATGCAATGGGATTATCTAAGGCGTTAATGGAGAAGTTAGCAATAGCAAAAGCACGTATGCATTCAATGAATGAAACAGTGCTATGTGTTACTAGATACGGTAATGTTATGGCTTCTAGAGGTTCAGTCATTCCTCTTTTTATCAATCAAATAAAACAAGGTAAGGAATTAACCATTACTGAACCGTCAATGACACGTTTTTTAATGTCGTTAGTAGATTCGGTAAATTTGGTTTTATATGCGTTTGAGCATGGTCGTCAGGGTGATATTTTTGTACAAAAATCTCCGGCAAGTACAATTGCAGTACTTGCAAAAGCGTTACAAGATATATTTGGTAGCAAAAATAAAGTACGCTTTATCGGTACACGTCATGGAGAAAAGCATTATGAATCGTTAGTATCATCCGAAGATATGGCAAAGGCTGAAGATTTAGGTGATTATTACCGTATTCCTATGGATGGACGTGATCTTAATTATGCAAAATATTTTGTTGAAGGTGAAAAGAAAGTAGCGCTTTTAGATGATTACACTTCGTATAATACAAGACGTTTAAATTTAGAAGAAGTAAAAGAGTTATTACTGACTCTTGATTACGTACAAGAGGAGCTAAAAAATGCTTAA
- the wecB gene encoding non-hydrolyzing UDP-N-acetylglucosamine 2-epimerase yields the protein MLKVMTIVGTRPELIKLCCVISEFDKYTNHILVHTGQNYAYELNQVFFDDMGIRKPDFFLEVASDNTAKSIGLIIEKVDTVFEKEKPDAVLFYGDTNSCLAAIAAKRRKIPIFHMEAGNRCFDQRVPEEINRKIIDHISDVNITLTEHARRYLITEGLPPELTFKSGSHMPEVLDRFMPKILKSDILEKLSLTSKQYFLISSHREENVDVKNNLKELLSSLQTLIQEYNFPVIFSTHPRTKKRLEDLEGCQVLGDKIRFLPAFRFTDYVKLQMNAFCILSDSGTITEEASILNLPALNIREAHERPESMDVGTLIMSGFKVERVLQSVKAITAEYESNKRMQNIIPDYVEAGLVSKKILRIVLSYVDYINRTVWFK from the coding sequence ATGCTTAAGGTAATGACGATTGTTGGTACTCGTCCTGAACTTATTAAACTATGCTGCGTGATTTCCGAGTTTGATAAATATACTAATCACATCCTAGTTCACACCGGTCAAAATTATGCATATGAATTAAATCAGGTTTTTTTTGATGATATGGGAATTAGAAAACCTGATTTCTTCTTAGAAGTAGCATCAGATAATACTGCAAAATCTATCGGGCTTATTATTGAAAAAGTTGATACAGTTTTTGAGAAAGAAAAACCTGATGCTGTTTTATTCTACGGTGATACTAATTCTTGTTTAGCAGCAATTGCTGCTAAACGTCGTAAAATTCCGATTTTCCATATGGAAGCAGGAAATCGTTGTTTTGATCAACGAGTACCTGAAGAAATAAACCGTAAAATAATTGATCATATTAGCGATGTTAATATTACATTAACTGAGCATGCTAGGCGTTATTTAATTACTGAAGGCTTGCCGCCTGAGCTTACCTTTAAATCAGGTTCACATATGCCTGAGGTCCTTGACCGCTTTATGCCTAAAATATTAAAATCTGATATTTTAGAAAAATTATCACTTACATCAAAACAATATTTCTTAATTAGCTCACATCGTGAAGAAAATGTTGATGTAAAAAATAATCTGAAAGAATTATTAAGTAGTTTACAAACTCTTATTCAAGAGTATAATTTCCCCGTAATTTTCTCAACACATCCAAGGACTAAAAAAAGGCTCGAAGATTTAGAAGGCTGTCAGGTGTTAGGAGATAAAATAAGATTTTTGCCGGCTTTCAGGTTTACGGATTACGTTAAGTTGCAGATGAATGCATTTTGTATTTTATCCGATAGTGGTACTATTACCGAGGAAGCATCGATACTTAATTTACCTGCTTTAAATATTAGAGAAGCACATGAGCGTCCTGAAAGTATGGATGTTGGCACATTAATTATGTCGGGTTTTAAGGTTGAGCGTGTGCTACAATCAGTCAAAGCTATTACGGCAGAATATGAAAGTAACAAACGTATGCAAAATATAATACCAGATTATGTAGAAGCAGGACTTGTATCAAAGAAAATATTACGTATAGTTTTAAGCTATGTGGATTATATTAACCGTACGGTTTGGTTTAAATGA
- a CDS encoding methyltransferase domain-containing protein produces MIKEDKVVEEWYSADIFHTKIKEFISSVSSIMDIGCGIRPQQYVVPDLLICVEPYQEYAEILKKNLSGTNSIIIPLDAKATLTTFSDKSIDSIFLIDVIEHMPKESGKEVLIECERVARKQIIIFTPLGFMPQEIHDTDGWNLHGGEWQEHKSGWYPEDFPGWSIIGCKVLHTRNAKGKLLTTPYGGFYAIKNIVYTENYFNDVYGHKILFDTTNHLENFTATFPDFREKVINSEIIKSSLKCGLWKCQRTTELLIEKGATTSLKEILEIVESEKINFAINTAQEYVSKINKFASQFKNINNLQKLLDSANTQINNLQELLKSTTDQLTDQLIVNTEELEILKEQLKIKEQELKISNENHSIFIKIYSKIRRILNKLRAI; encoded by the coding sequence ATGATAAAAGAAGATAAAGTAGTTGAAGAATGGTATTCGGCAGATATTTTTCATACTAAAATAAAAGAATTTATAAGTTCTGTTTCCAGTATTATGGATATTGGATGCGGGATTCGTCCCCAACAATATGTAGTTCCTGATTTACTTATTTGTGTAGAACCATATCAAGAGTATGCTGAAATATTAAAAAAGAATTTATCAGGAACTAATTCAATAATAATTCCTTTAGATGCAAAAGCTACTCTTACTACATTTTCCGATAAATCTATTGATTCAATATTTTTAATAGATGTTATAGAGCATATGCCTAAGGAAAGTGGGAAAGAAGTATTAATTGAATGTGAACGGGTAGCTCGTAAACAAATTATAATATTTACCCCTTTGGGTTTTATGCCGCAAGAAATACATGATACCGACGGTTGGAATTTACATGGAGGAGAATGGCAAGAACATAAATCCGGATGGTATCCAGAAGATTTTCCAGGATGGAGTATTATAGGATGTAAAGTATTACATACTCGTAATGCTAAGGGTAAGCTTCTTACTACTCCTTATGGAGGGTTTTATGCAATAAAAAATATAGTATATACTGAAAATTATTTTAATGATGTGTATGGACACAAGATTTTATTTGATACTACTAATCATTTAGAAAATTTTACAGCTACATTTCCTGACTTTAGAGAAAAAGTTATAAACAGTGAAATTATAAAAAGTAGTTTAAAATGTGGTTTATGGAAGTGTCAACGTACAACAGAACTATTAATTGAGAAAGGAGCAACGACGTCTTTAAAAGAAATTTTAGAAATAGTCGAGAGTGAAAAAATAAATTTTGCGATTAATACAGCTCAAGAATATGTATCTAAGATAAATAAATTTGCTTCACAATTTAAAAATATCAATAATTTACAAAAATTACTAGATTCTGCTAATACACAAATAAATAATTTGCAAGAATTATTAAAATCTACTACAGACCAATTAACAGATCAGTTAATCGTTAATACTGAAGAATTAGAAATACTTAAAGAACAGTTGAAAATCAAGGAGCAAGAACTAAAAATCAGTAATGAGAATCACTCTATTTTTATAAAGATTTACTCTAAAATAAGAAGAATATTAAATAAATTAAGAGCAATATGA
- a CDS encoding glycosyltransferase family 4 protein translates to MKILQINGYESPGRRFHGLSITPILKKYGVESKHLVWAKDTNDPEVLTFEGIVTRKVNLILQLIEEQASLQSILYRNVPKIIKMPAFQEADLIHLHIIHSGYFSIRDLSMITDLKPTLWTLHDPWAMTGRCVYPMGCLGWKKDCGVCLDLNTPFAMKKDNSRFLFNYKRMAYEKANFNIIVASKWMYNMVNVSPLFNSKEIKVHYLPFGIDLEFFSSDFTANARRRFNISEDKIVICFRSEDTHFKGYQYIMEALEKLETTKPICLLTVGRHNILERFRGKFEIIELGWTNDDVLLRDALAACDIFLMPSVAEAFGVMAIEAMACSKPVIVFDGDNSLPEVTFAPEVGISVPMRDSNALSYAVKQLIDNPQECLERGNKGRKIAELHYSQDMHIKNLVSIYKETLNK, encoded by the coding sequence ATGAAAATATTACAAATAAATGGTTATGAATCGCCGGGTCGTAGGTTTCATGGTTTGTCTATAACACCAATTTTAAAAAAATATGGTGTTGAATCTAAGCACTTAGTATGGGCTAAGGATACTAATGATCCTGAAGTACTGACATTTGAGGGTATAGTAACAAGAAAAGTAAATTTAATTCTTCAATTAATAGAAGAGCAAGCTTCTCTACAATCTATTCTGTATCGTAATGTTCCTAAAATAATAAAAATGCCGGCTTTTCAAGAGGCAGATTTAATACATCTTCATATTATACATTCCGGTTACTTTAGTATTAGAGATCTATCAATGATCACAGATTTAAAACCTACTCTTTGGACATTACATGACCCTTGGGCAATGACTGGACGTTGTGTTTATCCAATGGGTTGTTTAGGCTGGAAAAAAGATTGCGGCGTTTGCCTTGATCTTAACACTCCGTTCGCAATGAAAAAAGATAATAGTAGATTTTTATTTAACTATAAACGTATGGCTTATGAGAAGGCTAACTTTAACATAATTGTAGCATCAAAATGGATGTATAATATGGTTAATGTCTCTCCACTGTTTAATAGTAAAGAAATTAAAGTTCATTATTTACCTTTTGGTATAGATTTAGAATTTTTCTCTTCCGATTTCACTGCAAATGCAAGAAGACGCTTTAATATTAGTGAAGATAAAATAGTAATATGCTTTCGTTCTGAAGATACTCATTTTAAGGGATACCAATATATTATGGAGGCACTAGAAAAATTAGAAACTACAAAACCTATATGTCTTTTAACGGTTGGTAGGCATAATATACTAGAACGTTTTAGAGGAAAATTTGAGATAATTGAGCTTGGTTGGACTAATGATGATGTATTACTCCGCGATGCTTTAGCTGCTTGTGATATTTTCCTGATGCCGTCTGTTGCTGAAGCATTTGGTGTTATGGCAATAGAAGCTATGGCATGCAGTAAACCGGTAATAGTTTTTGATGGCGATAATTCATTGCCTGAAGTAACTTTTGCTCCAGAAGTCGGTATCTCTGTTCCAATGCGTGATAGTAACGCTTTATCATATGCTGTAAAGCAATTAATTGATAATCCGCAAGAGTGTTTAGAGCGAGGTAATAAAGGTAGGAAAATAGCTGAATTACATTATAGTCAAGATATGCACATAAAAAATTTAGTAAGTATTTATAAAGAGACCTTAAATAAATGA
- a CDS encoding glycosyltransferase: protein MKILLLTDIPPCENYTAGLVLYPLVQFLPLDQIVICSVANPTLEFKIPKELKAIPHLKLFKPIEAARRHKEGKVGDLVAYSFELFNAVKVKYLLLPKIIEFAKEQQVDAIWAVLQGQTIIRLTRLLAKKLTVSLFTQIWDPFEWWLRANKIDLFTQRRLLKEFDEVIKHSTCCATASWAMSESYKTKYNISTIPVIAGLPKEFARLLSVSYRDEDEFIISMVGQFYAQDEWLSLINALNQANWIIAGKKIKVRVMGRCFQAFTQSPANFEYLGWRSQEETIRLLTESDLLYMPYWFSKEFYKESSTSFPSKLVTYFASGRPVFCHAPDYSSPSKYIAENNAGYLCNSLDADKIIYELEKVITDEDSYKKFAKNGSECFFRDFTLDCMKDVFLKFLGLKS from the coding sequence ATGAAAATTTTACTTTTAACTGATATACCGCCGTGTGAGAATTATACGGCAGGGTTAGTATTATATCCTTTAGTACAGTTTTTACCTTTAGATCAAATTGTTATCTGTAGTGTTGCAAATCCTACTCTAGAATTTAAAATACCAAAAGAACTAAAAGCAATTCCTCACTTAAAATTATTTAAACCTATTGAAGCTGCTAGAAGACATAAAGAAGGAAAAGTAGGAGACTTAGTTGCTTATAGTTTTGAGCTATTTAATGCTGTAAAAGTAAAATATTTGTTACTTCCTAAAATAATAGAATTTGCTAAAGAGCAGCAAGTTGATGCTATATGGGCAGTATTACAAGGGCAAACTATAATTAGATTAACACGACTGTTAGCTAAAAAGCTAACAGTGTCTTTATTTACTCAAATATGGGATCCTTTTGAGTGGTGGCTTCGAGCTAATAAAATTGATTTGTTTACTCAAAGAAGGCTTTTAAAAGAATTTGATGAGGTAATTAAACATAGTACTTGCTGTGCTACTGCTTCATGGGCGATGTCTGAGAGTTATAAGACTAAATATAATATATCTACTATACCGGTAATTGCAGGATTACCAAAAGAATTTGCCCGATTACTTTCTGTTTCTTATAGAGATGAAGATGAATTTATCATTAGTATGGTAGGACAGTTTTATGCTCAAGATGAATGGCTAAGTCTTATTAATGCGCTTAATCAAGCTAACTGGATTATTGCAGGCAAAAAGATTAAAGTGCGGGTAATGGGTAGATGTTTTCAAGCATTTACGCAGTCACCTGCTAATTTTGAGTATTTAGGATGGCGTTCTCAAGAAGAAACCATTAGATTACTTACTGAGTCAGATCTTCTTTATATGCCTTACTGGTTTTCTAAAGAATTTTATAAAGAATCAAGTACAAGTTTTCCTTCAAAATTAGTTACATATTTTGCGTCCGGTAGACCCGTCTTTTGCCATGCTCCAGACTATTCTTCACCAAGCAAATATATAGCAGAAAATAATGCAGGGTATTTATGTAATTCTCTTGATGCTGATAAAATAATATATGAACTTGAAAAGGTAATAACTGATGAAGATTCTTATAAAAAATTTGCTAAAAACGGTTCAGAATGCTTTTTTCGAGATTTTACTTTAGATTGTATGAAAGATGTATTTTTAAAGTTTTTAGGATTGAAGAGTTAG
- a CDS encoding glycosyltransferase: MKQNIYTPLVSIVIPVYNGANYMREAIDSALAQTYKNIEIIVVNDGSKDNGETEAIALSYGDKIRYFYKENGGCGSALNCGIKNMQGEYFSWLSHDDVYLPNKIEHQVNILSKLDNKNTIVYCGYELIDKKSRSLYFIKLDQRYSKNKLNISLFPLLHGLIHGCTLLIPSKFFQKIGLFDESLKYTQDYDLWFKLFRVAPVYFDHEVLIKSRLHSAQTTNAALNQLEEYEILWSGFLKKLTKEEMIEIEGSTNQFLSNIAAFLKKNRYMKSYKLALSMAEQKVIAGFWVFIITEIISSLREHGINTTITKIYRWIRKNINKH, encoded by the coding sequence ATGAAGCAAAATATATATACTCCTCTAGTGTCCATTGTAATCCCCGTATATAATGGTGCTAACTATATGCGTGAAGCTATAGATAGTGCTTTAGCTCAAACTTACAAAAATATTGAAATTATTGTTGTTAATGATGGTTCAAAAGATAATGGAGAAACAGAAGCTATTGCATTATCGTACGGGGACAAAATACGTTATTTTTATAAAGAAAATGGTGGGTGTGGTTCAGCCTTAAATTGTGGCATAAAAAATATGCAAGGGGAATATTTTTCATGGCTCAGTCATGATGATGTGTATTTACCTAATAAAATTGAACATCAAGTTAATATATTAAGTAAATTAGATAATAAAAATACTATTGTTTATTGTGGTTATGAACTAATCGACAAGAAATCACGTTCTTTATATTTTATAAAACTTGATCAAAGATATTCAAAAAACAAATTAAACATTTCACTATTTCCCCTTTTGCATGGTTTAATTCATGGGTGTACATTATTAATTCCTAGTAAATTTTTTCAAAAAATTGGTTTATTTGATGAGTCTTTAAAATATACTCAAGATTACGATTTATGGTTTAAACTTTTTCGAGTAGCTCCTGTTTATTTTGATCATGAAGTTCTTATAAAGTCGCGGCTACACTCTGCACAAACTACTAATGCTGCTTTAAATCAATTAGAGGAATATGAGATTTTATGGTCAGGTTTTTTAAAAAAATTAACAAAAGAGGAAATGATTGAAATAGAAGGGTCTACTAATCAATTTTTGTCTAATATTGCTGCTTTTTTAAAGAAAAATAGATACATGAAATCATATAAATTAGCTCTTTCTATGGCAGAGCAGAAAGTTATAGCAGGATTTTGGGTTTTTATAATTACAGAAATAATATCTTCTTTAAGAGAGCATGGTATAAATACAACAATTACAAAAATATATAGATGGATAAGGAAGAATATCAACAAACACTAA
- a CDS encoding glycosyltransferase, with the protein MDKEEYQQTLKNNLIFYAPSIHTGGGLILLKEVLNSKDFTNNWRHIYLDERVKTQLDLSHSIKNIVFIKSRLLAEWELKKNCKINDIVLCFHGLPPLFSIKGKVIVFLQNRILLEPLKNNNYSILTSLKKIWLHLGARYNNIKYIVQTPSMLRVAKEFLSQDIDVTVLAFVPQNNTVKSKNSDFKKFDFIYPASGESHKNHINLLKAWRILADVGIKPSLALTVNVKLYPESAKQLKKSIQEYKLNVINLGEISYNEVLNLYTQVSALIYPSKSESLGLPLIEATKYKTPIIASELDYVRDIVNPKETFDPNSPTSIARAVRRFLNNNESLIVVNSVEEFLKEAIN; encoded by the coding sequence ATGGATAAGGAAGAATATCAACAAACACTAAAAAATAATCTTATATTTTATGCTCCTAGTATTCATACAGGGGGGGGGTTAATATTGTTAAAAGAAGTTCTAAATAGTAAAGATTTTACCAATAATTGGAGACATATATATTTAGATGAAAGGGTAAAAACGCAATTAGATTTATCTCATTCTATAAAAAATATTGTTTTTATTAAATCACGGTTATTAGCTGAATGGGAATTAAAGAAAAATTGCAAAATCAATGATATTGTGTTGTGTTTTCATGGTTTACCTCCTTTGTTCTCTATAAAAGGTAAAGTAATCGTATTTTTACAAAATCGTATTTTATTAGAACCTTTAAAAAACAATAACTATTCAATTTTAACATCATTAAAAAAAATTTGGTTACATTTAGGTGCTAGATATAACAATATAAAATATATAGTACAAACTCCTTCTATGCTGAGAGTTGCTAAGGAGTTTTTAAGTCAAGACATTGATGTCACTGTACTAGCTTTTGTCCCTCAAAATAATACGGTAAAAAGTAAAAATTCAGATTTTAAAAAATTTGATTTTATTTATCCTGCTAGTGGGGAATCGCACAAAAACCATATTAATTTATTGAAAGCATGGAGAATTCTTGCTGATGTAGGCATAAAACCATCTCTTGCTTTAACTGTAAATGTTAAGTTATATCCTGAATCAGCTAAACAATTAAAAAAATCTATACAAGAATATAAACTAAATGTTATTAACCTAGGAGAAATATCTTATAACGAAGTATTAAATTTATATACACAAGTTTCAGCATTAATTTACCCTTCCAAGTCAGAGTCATTAGGTTTGCCTTTAATTGAGGCTACAAAATATAAAACACCTATTATTGCATCTGAATTAGATTATGTAAGAGATATAGTAAACCCAAAAGAGACATTTGATCCTAATTCCCCTACGTCGATAGCAAGAGCAGTAAGAAGGTTTCTAAATAATAATGAGAGTTTAATAGTTGTAAATTCAGTAGAAGAGTTTTTAAAAGAAGCAATTAATTAG
- a CDS encoding efflux RND transporter periplasmic adaptor subunit, producing the protein MFIKFINLLILLISLSVIANKEATTNVISVKATKVQIAELYDIFNVVGQCQNDNSRNYYANATGVVEKVSASQGEIVKKGDTLLVIDKNIAETTKSRAAALLNTKQAAYNRKAALFAKKFVSSEEYKRSKSELEDAKFNYSKALKTYNDMIITAPYSGKIGVIKAKVGDEIKIGDYLFSITGTENSQSIFIELPESLSEKVGIDTEVLIAGKIKSKIGAVSHYLSDNGTITAKIILPCATDFLNNEAPKKEFEGNTSTRTAVYKEIHKDASTGLTYKLPLKMSYSKNLLHNSFIDVMLIINPHKNLTVPESCIQRDNQGNFIYKIDGDTSKKLYVKIGTRTEGLIEIISNDIQEGDLVVTEGMTKIGDGSKVKILEK; encoded by the coding sequence ATGTTTATAAAGTTTATTAATTTACTTATTTTACTAATTTCATTATCTGTAATAGCAAATAAAGAAGCAACCACAAATGTTATCAGTGTAAAAGCAACTAAAGTACAAATTGCCGAACTTTATGACATATTTAATGTTGTAGGACAATGTCAAAACGATAATAGCCGTAATTATTATGCTAATGCCACCGGAGTAGTTGAAAAGGTATCTGCATCTCAAGGAGAAATAGTAAAAAAAGGTGATACATTGCTAGTTATAGATAAAAACATAGCAGAAACCACTAAATCTAGAGCAGCAGCTTTATTAAATACAAAACAAGCAGCTTATAATAGAAAAGCAGCTTTATTTGCTAAAAAATTTGTAAGCAGCGAAGAATATAAAAGATCAAAAAGTGAACTTGAAGACGCAAAATTCAATTATTCCAAAGCTCTAAAAACATACAATGATATGATAATTACCGCACCCTACTCCGGTAAAATAGGTGTAATTAAGGCTAAAGTCGGTGATGAAATAAAAATTGGAGATTATCTCTTTAGCATTACTGGAACAGAAAACTCACAAAGTATTTTTATTGAATTACCGGAATCTTTAAGCGAAAAAGTTGGAATCGATACTGAAGTTTTAATTGCAGGAAAAATTAAAAGCAAAATCGGAGCAGTATCACATTACTTATCAGATAATGGTACTATTACTGCTAAAATTATTTTACCATGTGCAACAGACTTTTTAAATAATGAAGCTCCTAAAAAGGAATTTGAAGGAAACACTTCAACTCGTACTGCAGTGTACAAAGAAATACATAAGGACGCGAGTACCGGATTAACGTACAAATTACCTTTAAAAATGAGTTATTCAAAAAATCTACTGCATAATAGCTTTATAGATGTTATGCTTATAATCAATCCACATAAAAATCTAACTGTTCCCGAAAGTTGTATTCAACGAGATAATCAAGGTAATTTTATTTATAAAATAGATGGTGATACATCTAAGAAATTATACGTCAAAATTGGTACACGCACGGAAGGTTTAATTGAAATTATCTCAAACGATATTCAGGAAGGCGACTTAGTCGTTACTGAAGGTATGACTAAAATCGGTGATGGATCAAAAGTGAAAATACTTGAGAAATAA
- a CDS encoding DUF2608 domain-containing protein: MSSKINKVYDFKEVIEAIEQADNTSLVLFDVDEVIVMDSDESRLTHDYRKELVSNIEKRLTKKECELLLSIVLKDRKARFVNPDILTIFALLKEKNVPAMALTKLPTGKFGTIEDMIKWRIHELAELKVNFQELSHIKDEIIIEDFSAGYGSPTLKDGIIYTAEYDKGNVLEYVLRKMNYYPKSIIFIDDIEENLLSLQETCKKLKINYQGFEFIGAAIVPEPHLDKQLEKIRFEVLEKTHKWLTDMELKTQK; encoded by the coding sequence ATGTCTAGCAAAATAAATAAAGTTTATGATTTTAAAGAAGTGATAGAAGCAATAGAGCAAGCTGATAATACTAGCTTGGTGCTTTTTGATGTAGATGAAGTAATTGTAATGGATAGTGATGAATCTAGGTTAACACATGATTATAGAAAAGAATTAGTAAGCAATATTGAAAAAAGACTTACCAAAAAAGAATGTGAATTATTACTTAGCATTGTTCTTAAAGATAGGAAAGCTAGATTTGTTAACCCAGATATCTTAACAATATTTGCTCTACTTAAAGAAAAAAATGTACCAGCAATGGCTCTTACTAAACTTCCTACCGGAAAATTCGGTACAATTGAAGATATGATCAAATGGAGAATTCATGAATTAGCCGAATTAAAGGTAAATTTTCAGGAGTTGTCACATATAAAAGATGAAATAATAATTGAAGATTTTAGTGCAGGATACGGTAGCCCTACATTAAAAGATGGCATAATTTACACCGCAGAATATGATAAAGGAAATGTGCTTGAATATGTATTACGAAAAATGAATTATTATCCTAAATCAATAATATTTATTGATGATATAGAAGAAAATTTATTATCATTACAAGAAACTTGTAAGAAACTAAAAATTAACTATCAAGGATTTGAATTTATTGGTGCTGCTATCGTTCCTGAACCTCATCTTGATAAACAATTAGAAAAAATTAGATTTGAAGTTCTAGAAAAAACACATAAATGGTTAACAGATATGGAGCTTAAAACACAAAAGTAA
- a CDS encoding alpha/beta hydrolase yields the protein MYKLYNRTQDKFIVYNNYRLINTNIPSVIFLHGLMSSMQSTKALYLIDYCKKNNYNFIVFDNFGHGNASGRFEDQTISNWLEGISLILDKLIDTEAILVGSSMGGWLALLATLRFPNKIKGLVCLAPAPDFTEDIWQNISLDDQNKMQKEGMLEVSSKNCEYKYPISYKLIEDAKKHLMLTKNKIDINIPIHLIHGMLDKDVPYNVSTKLLDKITGKQIVLKLIKDGHHNLSREQDLKIMTNSLEEIISNVTK from the coding sequence ATGTATAAGCTTTATAATAGAACACAAGACAAATTTATTGTCTATAATAATTATAGACTAATTAATACAAATATTCCATCTGTAATTTTTTTACACGGCTTAATGTCTAGTATGCAATCAACTAAAGCTCTTTATTTAATAGATTATTGTAAAAAAAACAATTATAATTTTATTGTTTTTGATAATTTTGGTCATGGAAATGCATCAGGACGATTTGAGGACCAAACAATTAGTAATTGGTTAGAGGGAATCTCGCTCATTTTAGATAAATTAATAGATACAGAGGCCATATTAGTCGGTTCAAGCATGGGAGGATGGCTAGCACTCCTTGCAACTTTAAGATTTCCTAATAAAATAAAAGGACTTGTATGTTTAGCTCCCGCTCCCGATTTTACTGAAGATATTTGGCAAAATATATCGCTAGATGATCAAAATAAGATGCAAAAAGAGGGAATGCTAGAAGTAAGCAGTAAAAATTGCGAATATAAATATCCTATTAGCTATAAACTAATAGAAGATGCAAAAAAACATTTAATGCTAACAAAAAATAAAATTGATATAAATATACCGATACATCTAATTCATGGTATGTTAGATAAAGACGTACCTTATAATGTTTCAACAAAATTATTAGACAAAATAACCGGTAAACAAATAGTATTAAAATTAATTAAGGATGGTCATCATAATTTATCTAGAGAACAAGATTTAAAGATAATGACAAATTCCTTAGAAGAAATAATAAGTAATGTTACAAAATAA